The Salvelinus namaycush isolate Seneca chromosome 1, SaNama_1.0, whole genome shotgun sequence genome has a window encoding:
- the LOC120053171 gene encoding guanylyl cyclase-activating protein 2-like, whose protein sequence is MGQAESHNEEMDLEQIQELCMAFMKECPSGALHLHELKRIFGIPASREEETLYIETVFHSFDTNRDNALDFMEYTAALHLILRGNLEDRLKWSFKIYDKDGNGKLDRQEVKNLIRIIYKIKLHTTAIKMTPNEVCDRIFELVDQNHDGQISFTEFMEGAQKDEWVMNMLKLDVNASGWVMQNCVKMT, encoded by the exons ATGGGTCAAGCAGAAAGCCACAATGAGGAGATGGATTTGGAGCAAATTCAGGAGCTGTGTATGGCTTTTATGAAGGAGTGCCCGAGCGGGGCTTTGCACCTGCATGAATTAAAACGAATCTTTGGTATACCAGCCAGCCGCGAGGAAGAGACTTTGTACATTGAGACTGTCTTCCATTCATTCGACACAAACAGG GATAACGCATTGGATTTTATGGAGTATACGGCCGCTCTTCACCTGATATTGCGGGGGAATCTTGAGGATAGGTTAAAGTGGTCCTTTAAAATCTACGACAAGGACGGAAATGGCAAGTTAGACCGACAAGAGGTGAAAAACCTAATTCGG ATCATTTACAAAATCAAGCTTCATACAACTGCCATAAAAATGACACCTAATGAAGTCTGTGACAGGATCTTTGAGCTGGTCGACCAAAATCATGATG GCCAGATTTCCTTTACTGAGTTCATGGAGGGGGCCCAGAAGGACGAGTGGGTCATGAATATGCTCAAGCTGGACGTCAACGCTAGTGGCTGGGTCATGCAGAACTGTGTAAAAATGACCTGA